The following are from one region of the Orenia metallireducens genome:
- a CDS encoding potassium channel family protein: MFNVLVQYFKKFKFKLDRHTFHWLIFIAILIIVSSAALIMLVEPDEQFANFIDALWWAIVTATTVGYGDKYAVTILGRIISIVVMLLGIGIVGGITAKLADIFIDFKRRRELGELEAEYSGHIVICGWSNKAKEIINQILNEDIDRKQIVLVADIERDPFPDNNLVHFVRGDITREEVLKRAGVQRAKSAIVLNSDENDATTVLTVLTIETLNPDIYTIAEISSSENKIHLKNANVDEIIVNNQINSQLMVRSALYQGTSQVISELLSNESGNEIYIFAADKQDVGKIFLDVFTKYKREDDIILLGIKRKDKIITNPANDEEVKSGDKYFYIAKTKAK, translated from the coding sequence ATGTTTAATGTGTTAGTTCAGTATTTTAAGAAGTTTAAATTTAAATTAGACCGTCATACCTTTCATTGGCTGATATTTATTGCGATTCTTATTATAGTCTCAAGTGCCGCCTTGATTATGTTGGTAGAGCCTGATGAGCAGTTTGCTAACTTTATAGATGCTTTATGGTGGGCGATTGTAACAGCTACTACTGTTGGTTATGGTGACAAGTATGCTGTTACTATATTAGGTCGTATCATATCTATTGTAGTTATGTTATTAGGAATTGGAATTGTTGGAGGCATTACAGCAAAATTGGCTGATATCTTTATTGACTTTAAAAGAAGAAGGGAGTTAGGTGAATTGGAGGCTGAATATAGTGGTCATATAGTAATTTGTGGTTGGAGCAATAAAGCTAAGGAGATAATCAATCAGATTTTAAATGAGGATATTGATAGAAAGCAGATAGTCTTAGTTGCTGATATTGAGCGAGACCCTTTTCCAGATAATAATTTGGTACATTTTGTTCGTGGTGATATTACCAGAGAAGAGGTTCTCAAAAGAGCTGGTGTGCAAAGGGCTAAAAGCGCAATTGTCTTAAATTCTGATGAGAATGATGCTACCACTGTATTGACAGTACTGACTATCGAAACTCTTAATCCTGATATCTATACTATAGCTGAGATTAGCAGTAGTGAGAACAAAATTCATTTAAAAAATGCTAATGTTGATGAGATAATAGTCAACAATCAAATTAATAGTCAATTAATGGTGCGTTCAGCTTTGTATCAGGGGACGTCCCAAGTTATCAGTGAACTATTATCAAATGAGAGTGGTAATGAGATTTATATCTTTGCTGCTGATAAGCAGGATGTAGGCAAGATTTTTTTAGATGTATTTACCAAATATAAACGAGAAGATGATATAATTCTATTAGGAATTAAACGGAAAGATAAGATTATCACTAATCCTGCTAATGATGAAGAAGTAAAGAGTGGAGATAAGTACTTTTATATTGCTAAAACTAAAGCTAAATAA
- a CDS encoding Lon protease family protein translates to MNEYRLSVERLKNRCTLEGIDFETTADVEPAKEIIGQKEAVKAINFGLDIDHPGYNIFVVNFSGCKELEYIKALVSKKAQGERKSVDWCYVYNFSNPSKPRYLKLAVGLGREFKRDMEDLIDNIEGDIAELFAGEEYIKQKREIKSKYQKISTGLINTVQEKVKEAGYLLEREKGGFAIIPIKDDESPMREEEYKNLSQKEQDQINEDTRKIQQLLDQSFTKIEKWNEEFTKEIESLDYQLAENIIDNYLDELIQKYSDFDKVVDYLGEVRDDILHNLDDFKEPDEPNNSLLFFAEDNSKDYSTKYEVNLLVDNSNVEGSPVIVESNPTYYNLNGRVEYSNKSGELATDFTHIRSGSLHQANGGYLILEAKDLLTNFKSWQLIKRVLKSRRLKMEHIGEEFDKIPLATLEPQPIPIDVKIVIIGDIELYYLLYQYDQEFKELFKVKSDFKREMELSQESTYQIVQFISRECQENGFLHLNRQAVAKIIEYLSRRVDSQKKVTTKFTIITDLLCEADEWARLEGRDIIGKEEIEKSIIERIKRSSNYEERIQELYRKHKLLIESEGWKVGEINGLSVLDLGEYSFGKPVKITASVYKGNRGVVNIERETKMSGKIHNKGLLILTAYLGEKFAQEVPLSLSASLCFEQLYSGIDGDSASSTELYVLLSALAEVPINQGIAVTGSINQKGEVQPIGGVNEKIEGFFKLCKSRGLTGEQGVIIPIQNVEDLMLSDEVIAAVAKEEFNIYAISNVEEGLEILTGKKAGQVQDNGTYPEGTINYLVQEKINKWSKDNNEEE, encoded by the coding sequence ATGAATGAGTATAGATTGAGTGTTGAACGTTTGAAGAATAGATGTACTTTAGAGGGAATTGATTTTGAAACAACAGCAGATGTTGAACCTGCTAAAGAGATTATTGGACAAAAGGAAGCTGTTAAGGCGATAAATTTTGGGCTAGATATCGATCATCCTGGTTATAATATTTTTGTTGTTAATTTTTCTGGTTGTAAGGAATTAGAATATATTAAAGCCTTGGTAAGTAAGAAGGCCCAAGGGGAAAGAAAGTCGGTTGATTGGTGTTATGTCTATAACTTCTCTAATCCAAGTAAGCCTAGATATTTAAAGTTGGCAGTAGGATTAGGAAGAGAGTTTAAAAGAGATATGGAAGATCTTATAGATAATATAGAGGGTGATATTGCTGAATTATTTGCTGGAGAAGAGTATATTAAACAGAAGAGAGAGATAAAGAGTAAATATCAGAAGATAAGTACTGGACTTATCAATACAGTTCAAGAGAAAGTCAAGGAGGCTGGTTATCTCTTAGAGAGGGAGAAAGGTGGTTTTGCGATTATCCCTATCAAAGATGATGAAAGTCCAATGAGAGAAGAAGAGTATAAGAACTTATCACAGAAAGAGCAGGATCAGATCAATGAAGATACTAGAAAGATTCAACAGTTATTAGACCAATCTTTTACTAAAATTGAGAAATGGAATGAAGAATTTACTAAAGAGATTGAGAGTCTGGATTATCAATTAGCTGAAAATATTATAGATAACTATTTAGATGAGTTGATTCAAAAATATTCAGATTTTGATAAAGTAGTAGATTATTTAGGTGAGGTAAGAGATGATATATTACATAATTTGGATGATTTTAAAGAACCTGATGAGCCAAATAACTCTTTATTATTCTTTGCAGAGGATAACAGTAAAGATTATTCTACAAAATATGAGGTCAATCTCTTAGTTGATAATAGCAATGTAGAGGGAAGCCCAGTAATTGTAGAGAGTAACCCTACCTATTATAATTTAAATGGTAGAGTTGAATATAGTAATAAATCTGGAGAGTTAGCTACAGATTTTACCCATATCCGCTCAGGTTCTTTGCATCAAGCTAATGGGGGATATTTAATTTTAGAAGCTAAAGATTTATTAACCAATTTTAAGTCATGGCAGTTGATTAAGAGGGTCTTAAAGTCTAGAAGATTGAAGATGGAGCATATAGGTGAAGAATTCGATAAGATTCCTCTAGCAACCTTAGAGCCTCAACCGATACCTATCGATGTTAAGATTGTAATTATTGGAGATATTGAGTTATACTATCTTCTTTATCAATATGATCAAGAGTTTAAAGAGTTATTTAAAGTAAAGTCTGATTTTAAAAGAGAGATGGAGCTAAGTCAAGAGAGTACTTATCAGATAGTCCAATTTATCAGTCGTGAGTGCCAAGAGAATGGTTTTTTACACCTTAACCGTCAGGCTGTAGCTAAGATAATCGAGTATCTTTCCCGAAGAGTAGATAGTCAGAAGAAGGTTACTACTAAATTTACAATCATAACTGATCTATTATGTGAAGCAGATGAATGGGCTAGGTTGGAGGGAAGAGATATAATTGGTAAAGAAGAGATAGAAAAGAGTATAATTGAGAGAATTAAGCGTTCTTCCAATTATGAAGAGAGAATACAGGAATTATATCGTAAACACAAGTTATTAATTGAAAGTGAAGGATGGAAGGTAGGAGAGATCAATGGTCTATCGGTATTGGACTTAGGTGAATATTCTTTTGGTAAGCCTGTTAAGATTACAGCATCGGTCTATAAAGGTAATCGTGGAGTCGTTAATATTGAAAGGGAGACAAAGATGAGTGGTAAGATTCATAATAAAGGACTATTGATCTTAACGGCTTATTTAGGTGAGAAGTTTGCCCAAGAGGTACCGCTATCTTTATCAGCTAGTCTCTGCTTTGAACAGCTCTATTCGGGAATAGATGGTGATAGTGCTTCAAGTACTGAGCTATATGTTCTATTGTCAGCTTTAGCAGAGGTTCCAATCAATCAGGGAATAGCAGTAACTGGTTCTATCAATCAAAAAGGAGAGGTCCAACCAATTGGTGGTGTCAATGAGAAGATAGAAGGATTCTTCAAACTATGTAAGAGTAGAGGGTTAACTGGTGAGCAAGGTGTAATAATTCCAATCCAGAATGTTGAAGATTTGATGCTATCTGATGAGGTGATAGCAGCAGTAGCGAAAGAGGAGTTTAATATCTATGCTATTAGCAATGTAGAAGAGGGACTTGAGATTCTAACAGGTAAGAAAGCTGGTCAAGTTCAAGATAACGGAACATACCCTGAAGGAACTATTAATTATCTCGTTCAAGAAAAGATAAATAAATGGTCTAAAGATAATAATGAAGAAGAATAG
- a CDS encoding threonine/serine exporter family protein, producing MNIILELLASFITVITFGSIFQAPKKSLWLLGLTGTICWGSFIILEQLTSYNVVISSFIASIIVGICSEIFARIMKIPVTIFVIAGIIPLVPGIPAYNTMLFILQGEYIKGLEKGINTLMIAGAIAFATAIVGAGARYYKEFKRKINS from the coding sequence ATGAATATTATATTAGAATTATTGGCTTCTTTTATCACAGTAATAACCTTTGGTTCTATCTTTCAAGCACCTAAGAAGAGTTTATGGCTATTAGGGTTAACTGGTACTATCTGTTGGGGGAGCTTTATCATCCTTGAACAGCTAACCTCTTACAATGTTGTTATCTCATCTTTTATAGCATCTATTATTGTAGGAATTTGTAGTGAGATATTTGCTAGAATAATGAAAATCCCTGTAACCATCTTTGTTATAGCTGGGATTATTCCCTTGGTACCAGGAATACCTGCCTATAATACTATGCTCTTTATCCTCCAAGGTGAATACATCAAAGGCCTAGAAAAGGGAATTAACACCTTAATGATAGCTGGTGCTATCGCCTTTGCTACGGCTATTGTAGGGGCAGGAGCTAGATATTACAAGGAATTTAAAAGAAAGATAAACTCTTAA
- a CDS encoding threonine/serine ThrE exporter family protein, producing MIAPKQILNIAAYAGNIILSNGGEIYRTEDTMNRICHAYGIKYVDSLVTPTGIFISIDDGQGSSETIVKRIHKRRINLTKISQVNSFSRNLQAKTLTYQEAMAELRAINEGKPKTKLKFGLLFISFGVSMNVILMRASYINIIPSILASLGAQIVIKKMGFLGDINFIPEIVAGFIGGIISLFCYKHGLGDNLGIITVSAILPFVPGVALTNSIRDAISGDLISATSRGIEATLIAISLAVGAALSLGVLYR from the coding sequence ATGATTGCACCAAAGCAGATCTTAAATATTGCAGCTTATGCTGGAAATATCATTCTCAGTAATGGTGGAGAGATATATAGAACTGAAGATACTATGAATCGTATCTGCCATGCCTATGGGATAAAGTATGTAGATAGTTTAGTAACGCCAACTGGTATCTTTATCTCAATCGATGATGGGCAGGGTAGCTCAGAAACAATAGTCAAAAGAATACATAAAAGAAGGATAAATTTGACTAAAATAAGTCAAGTCAATAGCTTTTCACGAAACTTACAAGCAAAAACCCTAACTTACCAAGAAGCAATGGCTGAATTAAGGGCTATAAATGAAGGAAAACCTAAAACAAAATTAAAGTTTGGATTATTATTTATCTCTTTTGGAGTCTCTATGAATGTTATCTTAATGAGAGCAAGTTATATCAATATAATTCCTTCAATCTTAGCCAGCTTAGGTGCCCAAATTGTTATCAAAAAGATGGGATTTTTAGGGGATATCAACTTTATCCCTGAAATAGTAGCAGGATTTATTGGAGGAATCATCTCATTATTCTGTTATAAACATGGCTTGGGCGATAATCTAGGGATAATAACAGTAAGTGCCATCTTACCCTTCGTCCCAGGGGTTGCTTTAACCAACTCTATCCGTGATGCAATCAGTGGAGATCTTATTTCAGCTACTAGTCGAGGTATTGAAGCAACCTTAATTGCTATTAGCTTGGCTGTGGGAGCAGCTCTCTCTTTGGGGGTGCTTTATCGATGA
- a CDS encoding YkuS family protein, which translates to MKGKIAVEGSLSNIKEALKKDGFEVADLNNNTMQNVDAIVVTGADNNMMNMSNIQSKAQIINAKGLSAEEVKSELKDRLV; encoded by the coding sequence ATGAAGGGTAAAATTGCAGTAGAAGGTTCTTTATCAAATATCAAAGAAGCATTAAAGAAAGATGGTTTTGAGGTAGCTGACTTAAATAACAATACTATGCAGAATGTTGATGCAATTGTAGTTACAGGAGCAGACAATAATATGATGAATATGTCTAATATCCAAAGCAAAGCCCAAATTATCAACGCTAAAGGACTTTCAGCAGAAGAGGTTAAAAGTGAACTCAAAGATAGATTGGTTTAA
- a CDS encoding YkuS family protein, giving the protein MDINRRIAVDGSLSNLKKHLHLYGYEIDDLNADNLGDVSAVITNGDDHDLMEKREIATPIINGQGHSAEEIKNMIENGVSGLI; this is encoded by the coding sequence ATGGATATCAATCGTAGAATTGCAGTGGATGGGAGCTTATCAAATTTAAAGAAGCATCTTCACCTATATGGTTATGAGATTGATGATTTAAATGCTGATAATCTAGGAGATGTTTCAGCAGTTATTACCAATGGAGATGACCATGACTTAATGGAGAAGAGAGAAATTGCTACTCCAATAATCAATGGTCAAGGTCATTCTGCTGAAGAGATAAAGAATATGATTGAAAATGGAGTATCTGGATTGATTTAG
- a CDS encoding HD domain-containing phosphohydrolase, translating into MSSSHKGVKKDKRSNLNTSTNIYRVLFEETATAMLISDEDNRISLVNRELENLIGYSKDELEGKMGLEDFIRLEDVKKINCYYKQRRRDDDITNNYEVEIIHKLGIERIALLQISLINNCKRSIISLIDITERKRLEEKMIYLGYHDDLTGLYNRYYYEEMIGKLNRVDKLPLSIVIADSNCLKMVNDTFGHEAGDRVIQIIADILQDNTREKDIVARWGGDEFGILLPNTSLRDAIKIIERIRVSCRKWDKGLVTPSIALGVATKTEVDQCIRKIINIAENRMYNDKLKNKRSVDNSLIISLERSLLSKDHEIGKHIRRVRTLALKFGKALNLSSEELKNLSLLARLHDIGKLGVSERIFNKKDALTVEELDQLKRHCEIGYRVVRNFQELLPIANSILFHHERWDGKGYPQGLEGKEIPLLARIISIVDFYEMITRERSYQKKNSHKEALEELEKHKGTKFDPELVDKFINSNIF; encoded by the coding sequence GTGAGTAGTTCGCACAAAGGAGTAAAGAAGGATAAGAGAAGTAATTTAAATACAAGTACTAATATTTATCGAGTCTTGTTTGAAGAGACGGCCACTGCTATGTTAATCAGTGATGAGGATAATCGGATATCCTTGGTCAATAGAGAGTTAGAGAATTTAATTGGCTATTCTAAAGATGAGTTGGAAGGAAAGATGGGTTTGGAAGATTTTATTAGGTTAGAAGACGTAAAAAAGATTAACTGCTACTACAAACAGCGTAGAAGAGATGATGATATCACTAATAATTATGAGGTTGAAATTATTCACAAATTAGGAATAGAGAGAATAGCATTACTACAAATTAGCTTGATTAATAATTGTAAGAGAAGTATAATATCTTTAATAGATATCACAGAGCGTAAGAGGTTAGAGGAGAAAATGATTTATTTAGGCTATCATGATGATTTGACAGGGCTTTATAATCGTTATTATTATGAAGAGATGATTGGAAAATTAAATAGGGTAGATAAACTACCATTAAGTATAGTCATTGCAGATAGTAACTGCTTGAAGATGGTCAATGATACTTTTGGACATGAAGCAGGGGATAGAGTTATACAGATTATAGCTGATATTTTGCAGGACAATACTAGAGAGAAGGATATCGTAGCCCGTTGGGGTGGCGATGAATTTGGTATCTTATTACCTAATACCTCATTGAGAGATGCAATTAAAATTATTGAGAGAATACGAGTATCATGTAGAAAGTGGGATAAAGGATTAGTAACTCCTAGCATTGCTTTAGGCGTAGCTACTAAGACAGAGGTTGATCAATGTATAAGAAAGATAATTAATATAGCAGAAAATAGAATGTATAATGATAAATTAAAGAATAAAAGAAGTGTAGATAATTCATTGATTATCTCCTTAGAAAGGTCTTTATTGAGCAAAGATCATGAAATTGGCAAGCATATTAGAAGGGTAAGAACCTTGGCTTTGAAATTTGGGAAGGCTTTAAATCTATCTTCAGAAGAGTTGAAGAATCTCTCTTTATTAGCTCGCTTACACGACATTGGTAAATTAGGAGTATCAGAGAGGATATTTAATAAGAAGGATGCTTTGACTGTTGAAGAGTTGGATCAACTCAAAAGGCATTGTGAAATCGGTTATCGAGTTGTTAGGAACTTTCAGGAACTATTACCTATTGCTAACTCTATTTTATTTCATCACGAGCGATGGGATGGAAAAGGTTATCCTCAAGGGTTGGAGGGAAAAGAGATACCGCTTTTAGCAAGGATTATCAGTATAGTAGACTTCTATGAAATGATAACTAGAGAGAGAAGCTATCAGAAGAAAAATTCTCACAAAGAGGCTCTAGAAGAGCTAGAAAAGCATAAAGGAACAAAATTTGATCCAGAATTAGTAGATAAGTTTATTAATAGTAATATTTTTTAA
- a CDS encoding ATP-binding protein, which yields MDSLATTDSFSKLNKLLIYRGILADKLLQKFSNLLSKLKKESSVEELQVDYYDLLAELIRISEEEGHKENLWQNYLLNLIIKDKNPFSLACEKDKDLKGTIYQLALNDLKILIEIYNFNLNDLAQLLNIKEEKFINNFSPSKSNRRYQNHYQERLEKLKRDFDNIDSVEILLEKLSNYYHTFGAGKVAYYKAFRWDDSSLIGINNSDPITFKELIGYESQKEKLIKNTEAFLNNKPANNVLLYGDSGTGKSSSIKALLNQYAPQGLRLIELAKYQMRELPKILEILKDRGLYFIIFMDDLSFEDFETEYKYMKAIIEGGVEVKPNNVLFYATSNRRHLIKEKWSDRDQESGEIHLSDAIQEKISLASRFGITISYESPQQKDYLKIVKELAKQNNINLSAEELKERAIQWEMWNNGRSGRTAQQFIDYLLGEM from the coding sequence ATGGATAGTTTAGCAACAACTGATTCTTTTTCAAAATTGAATAAACTACTGATTTATAGGGGGATTTTAGCAGATAAGTTGCTTCAAAAATTTAGCAATCTACTTTCAAAGCTCAAAAAAGAATCATCTGTGGAAGAGTTACAGGTAGATTATTATGATCTATTAGCTGAATTAATTAGAATTAGTGAAGAGGAAGGGCATAAAGAAAACCTTTGGCAGAACTATCTCCTCAATCTAATTATTAAAGACAAAAACCCTTTTAGTCTTGCCTGTGAAAAGGATAAAGACTTAAAAGGGACTATATATCAATTGGCTCTTAATGACCTAAAGATTCTCATAGAGATATATAATTTCAATCTCAATGACCTTGCTCAACTTCTAAATATTAAGGAGGAGAAATTTATTAATAACTTCTCCCCCTCAAAATCCAACAGAAGATATCAAAATCATTATCAAGAAAGACTAGAAAAATTAAAAAGAGATTTTGATAATATCGACTCTGTAGAAATTCTACTAGAGAAACTTAGCAACTATTATCATACTTTTGGTGCTGGGAAAGTAGCCTATTATAAAGCCTTCAGATGGGATGATAGTTCCTTAATAGGTATTAACAATAGTGATCCAATTACCTTTAAAGAGTTGATAGGATATGAGAGCCAAAAGGAGAAGTTAATCAAAAATACTGAAGCCTTTTTAAATAATAAGCCTGCTAATAATGTACTTCTATATGGAGATAGTGGTACTGGTAAATCTTCATCGATTAAGGCTCTATTGAACCAATATGCTCCACAGGGTCTACGTTTGATTGAACTTGCTAAATATCAGATGAGAGAATTACCAAAGATATTGGAGATACTTAAAGATCGGGGACTATACTTTATTATCTTTATGGATGACCTCTCCTTTGAAGACTTTGAAACAGAGTATAAGTATATGAAAGCAATTATTGAAGGTGGAGTAGAGGTAAAGCCAAATAATGTCTTATTCTATGCTACTTCAAATCGTAGACACTTAATTAAAGAGAAATGGAGTGATCGCGATCAGGAGAGTGGCGAGATTCACTTATCTGATGCGATTCAAGAAAAGATATCTCTAGCTAGCCGTTTTGGTATCACTATCTCCTATGAGTCCCCACAACAGAAGGATTATCTAAAAATAGTTAAGGAATTGGCTAAACAGAATAATATCAATCTATCTGCTGAAGAATTAAAAGAAAGAGCAATTCAATGGGAGATGTGGAATAATGGACGCTCAGGTAGGACAGCCCAGCAATTTATTGATTACCTATTAGGTGAAATGTAA
- a CDS encoding DUF2225 domain-containing protein, with protein sequence MNNGSLYTLLSKYGSYQQRTAGENIFSYGESADKVYLIIKGLVRLFIKDKDEQEKEVARLSTEDILGELALLGLKKHSARATTYEDSTLIEFSPENFKKLIANQTILNEKIIRSLCSRIELLQRPVIEFQKLSNPSKQEELNSKNKEDTEQKEEIKSTSNFYLNGHCKYTEVAGKDFDYYLYDKTINCPICSTKIEVKEIRNSRLRLEETRDDLRPIYKDFNPDWYKIWICSKCLYTASKDDFFDLSNSRKRRIKEVFKARVQEILGTNYQPTYSEPRKLNEVFDAYYLAIESYNLIEASKEKLAYLWLKLSWLYEDVAEEKLAKEASFNAMEYLREFYFKEYHSRLSNSKNNKITLLLSFLFYKHGLKDEALPLLDTLVRNPQIKRVYKEMARDKFIEIREEKRREKE encoded by the coding sequence ATGAATAACGGTTCGTTATATACTTTATTATCTAAATATGGTAGTTATCAACAAAGAACTGCTGGTGAAAATATTTTTAGTTATGGAGAGTCAGCAGATAAGGTTTATCTAATTATTAAAGGTTTAGTTAGACTATTTATAAAAGATAAGGATGAACAAGAGAAAGAGGTTGCTCGTCTTAGTACTGAAGATATTTTGGGAGAATTAGCATTACTGGGATTAAAGAAACATTCTGCTAGAGCAACTACCTATGAAGATAGTACCTTAATAGAGTTTTCTCCTGAAAACTTTAAAAAATTAATAGCTAATCAAACTATTTTAAATGAAAAGATAATAAGATCTCTTTGCTCTAGAATTGAACTTTTACAACGACCAGTAATTGAATTTCAAAAGCTAAGTAATCCTTCCAAACAAGAGGAATTAAATAGCAAAAACAAAGAAGATACAGAACAAAAAGAAGAAATCAAAAGTACCTCTAACTTTTATCTTAATGGTCATTGTAAGTATACAGAGGTAGCTGGAAAGGATTTTGATTACTATCTTTATGATAAGACTATTAACTGCCCTATCTGTTCTACTAAGATAGAGGTTAAGGAGATACGAAATTCCCGTTTACGCCTTGAAGAGACAAGAGATGATTTACGTCCAATTTATAAGGACTTCAATCCAGATTGGTATAAGATCTGGATATGCTCAAAATGCCTTTATACAGCTAGTAAGGATGACTTTTTTGATCTAAGTAATAGTAGAAAAAGAAGGATAAAAGAGGTGTTTAAAGCCAGAGTACAGGAGATTTTAGGTACCAATTACCAGCCAACTTATAGTGAACCTAGAAAACTAAATGAAGTCTTTGATGCTTATTATTTAGCTATTGAATCATATAATTTAATTGAAGCTAGTAAGGAAAAACTTGCTTATTTGTGGTTGAAGTTAAGTTGGCTTTATGAAGATGTAGCTGAAGAAAAATTGGCTAAAGAGGCTTCTTTTAATGCAATGGAGTATTTGCGTGAATTTTATTTTAAAGAATACCATAGTAGGCTTTCAAATAGTAAAAATAACAAAATAACACTTTTACTATCCTTCTTATTTTATAAGCATGGCTTAAAAGATGAGGCCTTACCATTATTGGATACTTTAGTCCGTAATCCTCAAATTAAGAGAGTCTATAAAGAGATGGCTAGAGATAAATTTATAGAGATTAGAGAAGAAAAAAGAAGAGAGAAGGAGTAA
- a CDS encoding methyl-accepting chemotaxis protein, translating into MATGNITKQMKLGIIGGGEIGKKLLEIFLKMDSIKVEYISDINNDAPGIRMAEKKKIKTTSNMMEVVKDHSLDLILEVTGVSEVLSAIEDNKGENTELISSEGSYLVYNVIEEYNNFQNQLLTTVINHLNQVYQEIEDDSQNINKLLEQIQRITKNLNMLALNASIEAARADAKQGNGKGFAIVADEVKNLSSRSSQLVDNIEEINKDIRDLNGRISEVVEELKGNG; encoded by the coding sequence GTGGCAACTGGTAATATTACTAAGCAAATGAAATTAGGGATAATTGGTGGAGGCGAGATAGGTAAAAAGTTACTAGAGATATTTTTGAAGATGGATTCTATTAAAGTAGAATATATTTCAGATATAAATAATGATGCTCCAGGTATAAGAATGGCAGAAAAAAAGAAGATTAAGACTACATCTAATATGATGGAAGTAGTTAAAGACCATAGTTTAGATTTAATTCTTGAGGTTACTGGTGTCAGTGAAGTATTATCAGCTATTGAAGATAATAAGGGGGAGAATACAGAACTAATCAGCAGTGAAGGGTCATATTTAGTTTATAATGTGATTGAAGAGTATAATAATTTTCAGAATCAATTACTAACAACAGTAATTAATCATCTAAATCAAGTATATCAAGAGATAGAGGATGACTCTCAAAATATTAATAAGCTCTTAGAACAGATTCAACGGATTACTAAGAATCTAAATATGTTAGCTTTAAATGCCTCTATTGAGGCTGCTAGAGCAGATGCAAAGCAAGGTAATGGTAAAGGATTTGCTATAGTAGCAGATGAGGTAAAGAACCTATCAAGTAGATCTAGTCAATTGGTAGATAATATTGAGGAGATAAATAAGGATATTAGAGATCTAAATGGTAGAATTTCAGAGGTAGTAGAGGAACTTAAGGGTAATGGCTAG
- a CDS encoding DUF503 domain-containing protein, which produces MISMIVGFCTIELRIPMSHSLKNKRGILKSIINRIKNRFNVSIAEVANHDDWKLATVGIVTISNDTVYIQQLLNKVIEYIENNYLDVQLFNHIIEFL; this is translated from the coding sequence ATGATTAGCATGATAGTGGGATTTTGTACAATAGAATTGAGAATCCCGATGAGCCATTCTCTAAAGAATAAGCGAGGAATATTAAAGAGTATTATCAACCGAATTAAAAATCGATTTAATGTATCTATTGCAGAAGTTGCTAATCATGATGATTGGAAATTAGCAACTGTGGGAATAGTAACAATAAGCAATGACACCGTCTATATACAACAGTTATTAAATAAAGTAATAGAATATATAGAAAATAATTATCTAGATGTTCAATTATTTAATCATATTATAGAGTTTTTGTAA